The following coding sequences are from one Halobacteriovorax sp. JY17 window:
- a CDS encoding OstA-like protein yields the protein MKFKNILILAIVFFSLESACAEKRVNFSFGNKVQVLSDKAYRRTKNNEFEAVGNVIINHETNSIYGEKASISFKTGDAEVLGNVRYISSDMTVFGSKMEYNFTTSYLGVYNGKIINSNYTVVGKYLAKISENVFIGREAEYTTCRDCPESWSILGKEVEITKNEYIRIKHAYIKVNGVVVMYLPYIVLPIKKDRESGLLFPKIKFDSDEGVHFGIPYFWAMSEHNDLTFTPMMRGKRGVSGELQFRQALRGESWLELNSIGVNDRVWAPRKDDYKVSGGHSQRIGGDLEVHSFLDNFVNFHSYISGMSDLDQARDLQSFYDDRIRSSDLGIESFLNIYNSYFDFGVEVDFKRNLLFDNSKGFDHSYIQTLPRVNFNSIPFYLWQGDFFGGKSLSFQWKSEGAIFKQNHFNEINNIRNATRINMKPKILWDLGYLGPVNFKSSVSMDRQEYWFSKEKTDKRFVKSGFVYENEASFEISKIFGLSYDENIPLERIDLKKSEGLNIETKNEDIKFEGHVGSVPRINESFTEDQYKISRNSYRYSQVYKLKHYYLADQKQKGSQKFANQIESGIGQFDSNDSVREKEFELSHVSSRTSLPVSNTLELQWSNALIKKYPKKFNVFSDGKYLRDNFSYSKIAYFDVSQGIDLNANTENTLDKLTRLYVGTGFSLSNFSFSLSEYFYHQNNEHIFDLGLSHSLERLNYGVSFRYDSFTTPINKTVDLTGGIKISDLFDLNTRYSYDIDQKKVKETYFQLIYSPLNNCWKSDISYKTTEIENSIAFNFYINFNENKFYSFSGGE from the coding sequence GTGAAGTTCAAAAATATCTTAATTCTCGCTATAGTATTCTTTAGCCTTGAATCTGCATGCGCAGAAAAACGCGTTAACTTCTCTTTTGGAAATAAAGTTCAGGTTCTTTCTGACAAAGCTTATAGGCGAACAAAGAATAATGAATTTGAAGCGGTTGGAAATGTCATCATTAACCACGAAACGAATTCTATCTATGGAGAAAAAGCTTCTATTTCTTTTAAGACTGGAGATGCAGAAGTCTTAGGTAATGTTCGCTATATCAGTAGTGATATGACTGTCTTTGGCTCAAAGATGGAGTACAATTTTACGACATCATACTTAGGCGTTTATAACGGAAAAATAATTAACTCTAATTACACTGTTGTTGGGAAGTATCTTGCTAAAATTTCTGAAAATGTCTTCATAGGAAGAGAGGCCGAGTACACTACATGTAGAGACTGCCCAGAGTCTTGGAGTATCTTAGGGAAAGAAGTCGAAATTACAAAGAATGAATATATTAGAATCAAGCACGCTTATATAAAAGTTAACGGCGTTGTTGTGATGTATCTTCCCTATATCGTTCTTCCCATAAAGAAGGACCGTGAGAGTGGTCTCTTATTTCCAAAAATTAAATTTGATTCAGACGAAGGGGTTCACTTTGGAATACCTTACTTCTGGGCAATGAGTGAGCATAATGATTTGACTTTTACGCCAATGATGCGTGGAAAGAGGGGAGTCAGTGGTGAGTTGCAATTTAGACAGGCCCTTAGAGGAGAGTCGTGGTTAGAGCTCAATAGTATTGGAGTAAATGACAGAGTCTGGGCTCCTAGAAAAGATGATTATAAAGTAAGTGGGGGGCATTCTCAGAGAATTGGCGGAGACCTTGAAGTTCACTCTTTCTTAGATAATTTTGTAAATTTTCACTCTTATATTAGTGGCATGAGTGATTTAGACCAGGCAAGAGATTTGCAAAGTTTCTATGATGACCGCATTAGAAGCTCTGATCTTGGAATTGAATCTTTTTTAAATATCTATAATTCCTACTTTGATTTTGGTGTTGAAGTTGATTTTAAGAGAAACCTACTCTTTGATAATTCAAAAGGATTTGATCATTCCTATATTCAAACACTTCCAAGGGTAAATTTTAACTCTATACCATTCTATCTTTGGCAAGGAGATTTCTTTGGTGGGAAGAGTTTAAGTTTTCAGTGGAAGTCTGAAGGCGCCATCTTTAAGCAAAATCATTTCAATGAAATAAATAATATTCGAAATGCAACTCGTATAAATATGAAGCCAAAAATCTTATGGGACCTTGGATATTTAGGTCCTGTGAATTTTAAATCTTCTGTTTCTATGGATAGGCAAGAATATTGGTTTTCGAAGGAGAAAACAGATAAGAGATTTGTAAAAAGTGGTTTTGTTTATGAGAACGAAGCATCCTTTGAAATTAGTAAAATATTTGGTCTCTCTTATGATGAGAATATTCCGCTCGAGAGAATTGATCTTAAGAAATCGGAAGGACTTAATATTGAAACAAAAAATGAAGATATTAAATTTGAAGGACACGTTGGCAGTGTTCCAAGGATTAATGAATCCTTCACAGAGGATCAGTATAAGATTTCAAGAAATAGCTATCGTTACTCACAAGTATATAAACTAAAACACTACTATCTTGCAGATCAAAAGCAAAAGGGAAGTCAGAAGTTCGCTAACCAAATTGAAAGTGGTATTGGACAATTTGATTCAAATGACTCTGTTCGAGAAAAGGAATTTGAACTCTCACATGTTTCTTCTAGAACATCACTTCCTGTTTCAAATACTCTAGAGTTACAGTGGTCGAATGCTCTCATAAAGAAGTACCCAAAGAAGTTTAATGTCTTTAGTGATGGCAAATACCTAAGAGATAATTTCTCTTATAGTAAGATCGCCTATTTTGATGTTTCTCAGGGAATTGATTTAAATGCAAACACTGAGAATACTTTAGATAAGCTTACTCGTCTGTATGTGGGAACGGGATTTTCTCTCAGTAATTTCTCCTTTTCCTTATCAGAATACTTCTATCATCAAAATAATGAACATATTTTTGATCTTGGGCTAAGCCATTCCTTGGAAAGATTAAATTATGGAGTCTCTTTTAGATACGATTCATTTACAACACCAATTAATAAGACAGTAGATCTCACTGGTGGAATTAAGATAAGTGATTTATTTGATCTCAATACAAGATATAGTTACGACATTGATCAAAAGAAAGTGAAAGAAACTTATTTTCAGCTAATTTATTCACCTCTTAATAATTGTTGGAAATCTGATATTTCTTATAAGACGACAGAGATTGAAAATTCTATTGCTTTTAATTTCTATATTAACTTTAACGAAAATAAATTCTATTCCTTCTCTGGCGGAGAGTAA
- a CDS encoding 3',5'-cyclic-nucleotide phosphodiesterase, which produces MLVRIIGGHGGVSPGYRATSYLIDGKLLIDAGSVASGIQIPEQTMIDNILISHSHLDHISDLAFLADNCFGQKGRPFEIHTVKGVKDSIMTHLLNDVIWPDFTKLPSAKNPTLHFNELESEKEVTIGEYTVTPIPVNHDGPGHGFIIERNGSCIVFTQDTGPTDRIWEIAKTKKNLKAIFTEVSFPNNMMQVALDSKHHTPSTMIEEIKKMPGDVPIFLGHLKPNFQTQLFKEIELIGNERISILGSDDTSYVF; this is translated from the coding sequence ATGTTAGTACGAATTATCGGTGGTCATGGTGGAGTTTCACCAGGCTATAGAGCGACAAGTTACCTAATAGATGGCAAACTACTTATTGATGCAGGCTCTGTGGCAAGTGGTATTCAAATCCCTGAACAAACCATGATCGATAATATACTTATTTCACACTCTCATTTAGATCATATTTCTGATTTAGCTTTCCTTGCTGATAATTGTTTCGGGCAAAAAGGGAGACCTTTTGAGATACATACGGTTAAGGGAGTAAAAGACTCAATTATGACTCACTTATTAAATGATGTCATTTGGCCTGATTTTACAAAACTACCAAGCGCGAAGAATCCAACATTACACTTTAATGAATTAGAATCAGAAAAAGAAGTAACAATTGGAGAATATACAGTTACACCAATTCCTGTTAATCATGACGGTCCTGGGCATGGATTCATAATAGAGAGAAATGGATCGTGTATTGTCTTTACTCAAGACACTGGGCCGACTGATAGAATCTGGGAAATCGCTAAGACGAAGAAGAATCTAAAAGCGATATTTACTGAAGTGAGCTTTCCAAATAATATGATGCAAGTTGCTCTTGATTCAAAACATCATACTCCAAGCACAATGATTGAAGAGATTAAGAAAATGCCTGGTGATGTTCCAATATTTCTAGGACATCTTAAGCCAAATTTTCAAACTCAACTTTTTAAGGAAATAGAACTCATTGGAAATGAGAGGATATCTATTCTAGGCTCAGATGATACTAGTTATGTTTTCTAA
- a CDS encoding HD domain-containing phosphohydrolase, producing MKENKQQFSNTEIDDGLDELEKSHRLNRFESMLKFSRVISGSLSLKDIIKKAQGHTRKLLESEHVCIYLKDKSADYLSMTDQMGEEHSIAIDENSVVGSSAYLQATLKIDKGVSDIRFAREVLAIKKLRPKSMLVIPMVLNGELLGVIQATNSLNNNFNEQDIQFGEAVATQLTPVIQNAYLYEELHKQFIQVVEALADTITKKDSYTGGHTKRVSHFAMKIGSKLNLSWEEMNDLRLAAVLHDIGKIGIEDAILKKKAPLTDDEFAVMREHPRLGYEILKNVDSLSRVVDGMRFHHERPDGTGYPYGLKGDEIPIIAMIISVADTFDAMISTRPYRKGLPPMVAYEEIRKYSGTQFSSNVVEAFSEWFESTKMYSVNRLDSKKKAS from the coding sequence ATGAAAGAGAATAAACAACAATTTTCTAATACTGAAATTGATGATGGGTTAGATGAGCTTGAAAAGTCTCATCGATTGAACCGATTTGAGTCAATGCTAAAATTTTCAAGGGTTATTTCTGGCTCTTTGTCTTTAAAAGATATTATTAAAAAAGCGCAAGGCCATACTCGAAAATTACTTGAGAGTGAGCATGTTTGTATTTATTTAAAAGATAAGAGTGCAGACTATCTTTCTATGACTGATCAAATGGGTGAAGAACACTCTATTGCTATTGATGAAAATTCCGTTGTAGGTAGTAGCGCTTATTTACAGGCCACTTTAAAGATTGATAAGGGTGTGAGCGATATTCGCTTTGCTAGAGAAGTCTTAGCAATCAAAAAGCTTCGTCCAAAGTCAATGCTGGTTATTCCTATGGTTTTAAATGGAGAGTTATTAGGGGTAATTCAAGCGACAAATTCTTTAAATAATAATTTCAATGAACAAGATATTCAATTTGGTGAAGCGGTAGCAACTCAGCTAACGCCTGTCATACAAAATGCTTATCTCTATGAAGAGCTTCATAAGCAGTTCATACAAGTTGTTGAAGCGCTAGCAGATACAATTACAAAGAAAGATTCTTATACTGGTGGACATACTAAGAGAGTTTCTCATTTTGCTATGAAGATTGGATCGAAGTTAAATCTCTCATGGGAAGAAATGAACGATCTAAGACTTGCCGCAGTTTTACATGATATTGGAAAAATTGGAATTGAAGATGCGATTTTAAAAAAGAAGGCGCCTCTCACTGACGATGAATTTGCTGTGATGAGAGAGCACCCACGACTTGGATATGAAATTTTAAAGAATGTTGATTCTCTAAGCCGGGTTGTAGATGGAATGAGATTTCATCATGAGAGACCTGATGGCACAGGATATCCTTATGGACTCAAAGGAGATGAGATTCCTATTATTGCAATGATTATCTCCGTGGCCGATACATTTGATGCCATGATTAGTACTAGGCCTTATAGGAAAGGTTTACCACCGATGGTTGCTTATGAAGAGATTCGTAAATATAGCGGAACTCAATTTAGCAGTAACGTAGTGGAAGCTTTTTCAGAGTGGTTTGAATCAACTAAAATGTATTCAGTAAATAGACTGGATTCTAAGAAGAAAGCAAGTTAA
- a CDS encoding M23 family metallopeptidase, protein MKFYVILMALVVLSFSCSHMGSGQYVQIRKGDNYTKLAKEFNVDKWLLEEANNKKALRVGEWFFVPLERGLMGAKSVRMPASTAQYMASGRYIWPVPSSSRISSGFGRRWGKHHDGIDIPARSGAHIVSVDAGVVVYSGKELGGYGNITVVAHKNGLFSVYAHAAKNYTNKGQKVHKGQVIALVGSTGRSTGPHLHFEIRRNSRALNPNSFVSYKAK, encoded by the coding sequence TTGAAATTTTATGTCATTTTAATGGCGCTCGTAGTTCTCAGCTTTTCTTGTTCCCACATGGGAAGTGGACAATATGTCCAAATAAGGAAAGGTGATAATTACACTAAGCTCGCTAAAGAATTCAATGTGGATAAATGGCTTCTAGAAGAGGCCAATAATAAGAAGGCACTTCGTGTAGGCGAATGGTTCTTTGTTCCATTAGAACGTGGGCTCATGGGAGCTAAGAGCGTTAGAATGCCTGCTAGTACGGCCCAGTATATGGCCAGTGGAAGATATATATGGCCTGTACCTTCTAGTTCAAGAATTAGTTCTGGTTTTGGGAGAAGATGGGGAAAACATCACGATGGAATAGATATTCCTGCTAGAAGTGGCGCTCACATTGTTAGTGTCGATGCTGGAGTTGTTGTCTATTCTGGTAAAGAACTTGGTGGTTACGGAAATATTACTGTCGTTGCACATAAGAATGGATTGTTTTCAGTTTATGCTCACGCAGCAAAGAACTATACAAATAAAGGCCAAAAGGTTCATAAGGGACAAGTTATTGCCCTGGTAGGAAGTACTGGGCGCTCAACTGGCCCTCACCTACACTTTGAAATCAGAAGAAACTCTAGGGCACTAAATCCAAATAGTTTTGTAAGTTATAAGGCCAAGTAA
- a CDS encoding exonuclease domain-containing protein, which yields MKYLSFDIEATGLAENDYMIEFGMVPFCSETGEIAHHLERNWYIKCPSFEELKPRLDKWVIDHNQELITKAHEEGQDLQVFKNDLEQYLHDEEVIEYFGKSERDKIVLFGKSMNAIDLPFLNRDLGWNFMREHFHHQVLDLSSVVRSLCDMNLLPEACHSGSGLMKHFKMGDVAHTALEDAVNTAKLYLLIMEQVKK from the coding sequence ATGAAATACTTATCTTTTGATATAGAGGCCACAGGTCTTGCTGAAAATGACTATATGATAGAATTTGGAATGGTTCCTTTTTGCTCAGAAACAGGGGAGATCGCCCACCACCTAGAGAGAAATTGGTATATCAAGTGTCCAAGTTTTGAAGAGCTAAAACCAAGACTAGACAAATGGGTTATCGACCACAATCAAGAATTGATAACGAAAGCACATGAGGAAGGACAAGATCTTCAAGTATTTAAGAATGATCTAGAACAATACTTACACGATGAAGAAGTTATCGAGTACTTTGGTAAATCAGAAAGGGATAAAATTGTTCTCTTTGGAAAGTCTATGAATGCCATCGATCTTCCTTTCTTAAATAGAGACCTAGGCTGGAACTTTATGCGTGAACACTTCCATCACCAAGTGCTAGACCTATCTAGTGTTGTAAGAAGCTTATGTGATATGAACCTTCTTCCAGAGGCCTGTCATAGTGGCTCAGGCCTGATGAAACACTTTAAGATGGGTGATGTTGCTCATACTGCACTTGAAGATGCTGTCAACACGGCTAAGCTCTATCTACTGATAATGGAGCAAGTAAAGAAGTAG
- a CDS encoding Mur ligase family protein, translated as MSYDKLKDDSIDELLQGFFGAEFFNPKHAEVSQYFVDFNKIIKASKCKIITIAGTNGKGQTAHYINDYLTSIGKSCALWTSPHVLSVTERFKFGSEYLSHLELEETFKKCYVEDQKMSYYEFLLFSFCSLCVERNLDYIILEVGLGGRLDAVNFLDADYTLLTSISKDHEEFLGSSLSGILKEKLGICRENSPHFSSLEQAYLRSKQVSYLSRKKNLIDLFKSGTIREEDNYFLRNKLLASYFINTLLGRDLSRESLLLQINEFVCSVTKGRQEEVTIENIKFIFIGAHNVDGIRKMRDYFLSQRSGNRSSILCAFSKRKNEDIMASLEIIKSAPCLFESINVTSFEHLKALPLESIPNVEEVTITEDWKSYLDSILNCKKGQWIVTGSYYFIGEVQKYLNSRYSIL; from the coding sequence ATGAGTTACGATAAACTCAAAGATGATTCAATAGATGAGCTGCTTCAAGGTTTTTTTGGAGCAGAGTTCTTCAATCCCAAGCATGCTGAAGTTAGTCAGTACTTCGTAGACTTTAATAAGATAATTAAAGCATCAAAATGTAAGATCATTACAATTGCCGGAACAAATGGAAAGGGACAAACTGCTCATTATATAAATGACTATTTGACTAGTATTGGAAAGTCATGTGCTCTTTGGACTTCTCCCCATGTTTTGAGCGTGACAGAGAGATTTAAGTTTGGTTCAGAATACTTATCTCACCTTGAGTTAGAGGAGACTTTTAAGAAGTGCTATGTTGAAGATCAGAAGATGAGCTACTATGAATTTCTTCTCTTTAGCTTTTGCTCTCTCTGTGTTGAAAGAAATCTAGATTATATCATTTTGGAAGTAGGACTGGGGGGTAGGTTAGATGCAGTTAATTTCTTAGATGCTGATTACACTTTACTCACATCAATCTCAAAAGATCATGAAGAGTTTCTTGGAAGTAGCCTAAGTGGAATTCTAAAAGAGAAGTTGGGTATTTGTAGAGAGAATTCTCCTCACTTCTCTTCTCTTGAGCAAGCATATCTTCGTAGTAAGCAAGTAAGTTATCTCTCTAGAAAGAAGAATCTTATAGATTTATTTAAGAGCGGAACTATAAGGGAAGAAGATAATTACTTTCTTAGAAATAAATTACTCGCATCATACTTTATAAATACTCTTCTTGGCCGTGATCTCTCTAGGGAGTCCTTGCTTCTGCAAATTAATGAATTTGTGTGCAGTGTGACAAAGGGGAGACAAGAAGAAGTGACAATTGAGAATATTAAGTTTATCTTTATAGGTGCTCATAATGTTGATGGAATTAGAAAAATGAGAGATTACTTTCTTTCCCAAAGAAGTGGGAATAGAAGTAGTATTCTCTGTGCTTTTTCTAAGAGAAAGAACGAAGATATCATGGCCAGCTTAGAGATTATTAAGTCAGCACCCTGTCTCTTTGAGTCGATTAACGTTACGAGCTTTGAACATCTAAAAGCACTACCTCTTGAATCAATTCCAAATGTTGAAGAGGTTACAATCACTGAGGATTGGAAGAGCTATTTAGATAGCATATTAAATTGTAAGAAAGGGCAATGGATTGTCACTGGTTCATACTACTTCATTGGTGAAGTTCAAAAATATCTTAATTCTCGCTATAGTATTCTTTAG
- a CDS encoding 2Fe-2S iron-sulfur cluster-binding protein — translation MLEVIIFGQASHTQIKKITLKESDLEKTILEFLQENKIPVASSCMGEGICKKCVINENILSCFKLVKDIYNWEKPTIYISYL, via the coding sequence ATGCTTGAAGTAATTATTTTCGGCCAGGCCTCACATACACAAATAAAGAAAATTACACTCAAAGAAAGTGATTTAGAAAAAACTATTCTCGAATTTCTACAAGAAAATAAAATCCCCGTTGCAAGTTCTTGCATGGGAGAAGGTATTTGTAAGAAGTGCGTCATCAATGAGAATATCCTAAGCTGCTTTAAGCTAGTAAAAGATATCTACAACTGGGAAAAACCCACTATTTACATCAGTTATTTATAA
- the accD gene encoding acetyl-CoA carboxylase, carboxyltransferase subunit beta: MGWFDTVQNPKLKSAKKVSTNTPSGLWKKCTNCAEIVQSDKLDETFQVCPYCDHHFRLSAHERINLLIDEGTFEYHLEDITSSDPLEFTDKKSYKNRLKEAYDKTGLYDGTLCGTGKIDKKEVALCVMNFQFMGGSMGVVTGEKVAHVMDIALEKKIPAIVLCSSGGARMQEGILSLMQMAKTSAARQKLKNAGIPFISILTDPTTGGVAASYAMLGDINIAEPKALIGFAGPRVIEQSIRQTLPQGFQRSEFLLEHGFVDRIIHRHKLKEELSYFIDFFQN; encoded by the coding sequence ATGGGTTGGTTTGATACGGTTCAAAACCCGAAACTTAAAAGTGCTAAGAAAGTTTCAACGAATACGCCTTCAGGGCTTTGGAAGAAGTGTACAAATTGTGCTGAAATTGTTCAGAGTGACAAGTTAGATGAAACATTCCAAGTATGTCCTTACTGTGATCATCATTTTAGGTTAAGTGCTCATGAGAGAATTAATCTTCTTATTGATGAGGGAACTTTTGAGTATCACTTAGAAGACATCACTTCATCTGACCCTCTAGAATTTACTGATAAGAAATCATATAAGAATAGATTAAAAGAAGCCTATGATAAAACTGGTCTCTATGATGGAACACTCTGTGGTACCGGAAAAATTGACAAGAAAGAGGTCGCACTCTGTGTGATGAATTTTCAATTCATGGGTGGCTCGATGGGAGTAGTTACAGGAGAGAAAGTTGCTCACGTAATGGATATTGCTCTTGAAAAGAAAATTCCAGCTATTGTTCTTTGTTCGTCGGGTGGAGCACGTATGCAAGAAGGAATTCTCTCTCTCATGCAGATGGCGAAGACTTCAGCGGCCAGACAAAAACTTAAGAATGCAGGTATTCCTTTCATTTCAATTCTTACAGATCCAACAACAGGTGGGGTTGCGGCTTCGTACGCTATGCTTGGAGACATCAATATTGCAGAACCTAAGGCCTTAATTGGTTTTGCTGGACCTCGTGTGATTGAACAATCGATAAGACAAACATTACCACAAGGTTTTCAAAGATCAGAGTTTCTCTTAGAGCATGGTTTTGTGGATAGAATTATTCATAGACATAAGCTTAAGGAAGAACTTAGCTACTTTATAGATTTCTTTCAAAATTAA
- a CDS encoding 3-oxoacid CoA-transferase subunit B produces MTWTNDEMAKEVIELFEPQSSVNLGIGLPTLVAQYIPKELEIMIHSENGVLGVKGRPKKDEVSPTLINAGKETISIKEGASFFDSSLSFGMIRGGHIDYCVLGGMEVDTKRSLANWMIPGKKVTGMGGAMDLVNGSRCVIVMMSHFSKTGSSKLLSTCSLPLTGVDVVDIVVTDFGIFKPIGGKFEIIKLANGVKREDLKDLEIYQ; encoded by the coding sequence ATGACTTGGACTAACGATGAAATGGCAAAAGAAGTAATTGAATTATTCGAACCTCAAAGTTCTGTAAACCTAGGAATTGGTCTTCCTACTCTTGTGGCCCAATATATTCCGAAGGAATTAGAAATAATGATTCATTCTGAAAATGGAGTCCTTGGTGTTAAAGGTCGCCCGAAAAAAGACGAGGTCTCACCTACACTTATCAATGCTGGAAAAGAAACGATTTCAATAAAAGAAGGAGCAAGCTTCTTTGATAGCTCACTCAGCTTTGGAATGATTAGAGGTGGCCATATAGATTACTGTGTCCTCGGAGGAATGGAGGTCGATACAAAGAGATCTCTTGCAAATTGGATGATCCCTGGGAAGAAAGTAACTGGAATGGGTGGAGCAATGGATCTTGTTAACGGATCTCGCTGCGTTATTGTCATGATGTCCCATTTTAGTAAGACTGGATCATCTAAACTTCTCTCAACATGCTCGCTTCCCCTTACAGGTGTAGATGTTGTTGATATAGTCGTTACAGACTTTGGAATATTTAAACCGATTGGTGGAAAATTTGAAATTATTAAATTAGCTAATGGTGTAAAAAGAGAAGACTTGAAAGATTTAGAAATTTATCAGTAG
- the surE gene encoding 5'/3'-nucleotidase SurE: MSLNIVISNDDGVYAPGINILFEVLSEIANVTMVAPLEERSTTGHTLTLDHPLRVVKIKENIYGCSGYPADCALMGFGHLVEKSKVDLFISGINRGANLGQDIYYSGTVAAAREATFHDIPSISVSSAMDFASIKKPNDEYFYTAARFIKKLVLANIHEYISPMTVINVNVPEVMEEEIKGVEVTHLGFRKYSENIDKRTDFRNREYYWIGGNYSGHNNDIGSDCSTIDEGKISLTPLNLLAQNTEEPKKWREFLESMD; encoded by the coding sequence ATGAGTTTAAATATTGTAATTAGTAATGATGATGGAGTTTACGCTCCTGGGATAAATATTCTCTTTGAAGTTTTATCTGAAATTGCAAATGTCACGATGGTTGCTCCTCTTGAAGAGCGCTCTACTACAGGCCATACTCTGACTCTTGATCATCCTCTTAGAGTTGTAAAGATTAAAGAAAATATTTACGGTTGTAGTGGTTACCCTGCGGATTGTGCTTTAATGGGATTTGGTCACTTGGTAGAGAAGTCTAAAGTTGATCTCTTTATTTCTGGGATTAATAGAGGCGCAAACCTGGGACAAGATATTTACTACTCTGGAACTGTCGCAGCAGCTAGAGAAGCAACTTTCCACGATATTCCAAGCATCTCTGTAAGCTCTGCTATGGATTTCGCTTCAATAAAGAAACCTAACGATGAGTACTTTTATACAGCAGCTAGATTTATTAAGAAGTTAGTACTAGCTAATATCCATGAATATATCTCTCCTATGACAGTTATTAATGTAAACGTTCCAGAGGTGATGGAAGAAGAAATTAAAGGAGTAGAAGTTACTCATCTTGGATTTAGAAAGTACTCAGAGAACATTGACAAGAGAACTGATTTTAGAAATAGAGAATACTACTGGATTGGTGGTAACTATAGCGGTCATAATAATGACATCGGATCAGATTGTTCAACTATAGATGAGGGAAAAATTTCCCTCACCCCCCTAAATTTACTAGCACAAAATACCGAAGAGCCTAAAAAGTGGAGAGAATTCTTAGAGTCAATGGACTAA
- a CDS encoding aminodeoxychorismate/anthranilate synthase component II: MRVVIIDFEDSFTFNIYSMIKELEIEAYVVNYKNFNVDLLSEFSHIILGPGPGSILDYQGYFPLVDKLILDALGQRIKLIGICLGHQLIHNRLGREVSRLENPIHGQSIEFSFPDSKYLTKGLRNKNVSLQFYNSWGVVNGPCNLDFELEIFGTSDEILASFSKNITTYQFHCESIGTSFQKELFHQFLV; this comes from the coding sequence TTGAGAGTTGTAATTATTGATTTTGAAGATAGTTTCACTTTTAATATTTACTCAATGATTAAAGAGTTAGAGATAGAGGCCTATGTTGTTAATTATAAAAACTTTAACGTTGATCTATTATCTGAATTTTCACATATTATTCTAGGTCCAGGACCCGGAAGTATTCTTGACTACCAGGGATATTTTCCTTTAGTAGATAAGCTTATTTTAGATGCTCTTGGGCAGAGGATAAAGCTCATTGGAATTTGTCTGGGTCACCAGCTTATTCACAATAGACTTGGTAGGGAAGTTTCCCGTTTAGAAAACCCTATCCATGGGCAGAGTATCGAGTTCAGTTTTCCAGACAGTAAATACTTGACTAAGGGGCTCCGGAACAAGAATGTTTCACTCCAGTTCTATAATTCGTGGGGCGTGGTAAATGGCCCGTGTAATCTAGACTTTGAACTTGAAATTTTTGGGACTTCTGATGAAATACTGGCCAGCTTCTCTAAGAATATAACTACTTATCAATTTCACTGTGAATCAATTGGAACTTCTTTCCAGAAAGAGTTATTCCATCAATTTCTTGTATAA